A single uncultured Methanolobus sp. DNA region contains:
- a CDS encoding type 1 glutamine amidotransferase: MNIYCLVHLDFETLGNIRDWLFEKEHSIFIIMPSENQLYPEPEDVDLLIIMGGLMSVYQENEYPWLKQEKEFVRSVIACKKAVYGICFGAQMLSEILGGHVSRNKYREIGWHNVSALDEFDRNDKLFSVQNELTVFQWHGDTFTLPQGCRRLFESEACPEQGFIYGDNVLALQFHPEADVDCVESLLENCGSDLTGAGRYVSSEDEIRGRKDLLQASANLMFSILDWFEDMVENT, from the coding sequence ATGAATATATATTGTCTTGTTCATCTGGATTTTGAGACCCTGGGTAACATCAGGGATTGGTTATTTGAAAAAGAACACTCGATCTTTATCATCATGCCTTCAGAGAACCAATTGTATCCCGAGCCTGAAGATGTCGATCTTCTTATCATCATGGGTGGTCTCATGAGTGTCTATCAGGAAAATGAATATCCGTGGCTAAAACAGGAAAAAGAGTTTGTAAGGTCTGTCATCGCCTGCAAAAAAGCAGTTTATGGGATATGTTTTGGCGCCCAGATGCTTTCAGAGATACTTGGAGGGCACGTCAGCCGCAACAAATATCGGGAGATTGGCTGGCACAATGTAAGTGCTCTTGATGAATTTGACAGAAATGACAAGCTTTTCAGTGTACAGAATGAGCTTACTGTTTTCCAATGGCACGGAGATACATTCACTCTTCCTCAGGGATGCAGGCGACTCTTTGAGAGTGAAGCTTGTCCTGAACAGGGATTTATTTATGGTGATAATGTGCTGGCTTTACAGTTCCATCCGGAAGCTGATGTGGATTGTGTGGAAAGTCTGCTTGAGAATTGCGGTTCTGACCTGACAGGAGCAGGAAGATATGTTTCATCAGAGGATGAGATTAGAGGCAGGAAAGACCTGCTGCAAGCTTCGGCAAACCTGATGTTCTCCATTCTTGACTGGTTTGAGGATATGGTAGAAAACACTTAA
- the purB gene encoding adenylosuccinate lyase, which yields MAIHPIEYRYGTDEMKFVWSEANRLEKIMKAEAALARAEADIGLIPKEAADIIESSIGSVELERVKEIEDEIHHDMMAVVLAISEKCQENADKWVHFGATSNDMLDTATGLQLKEAVAILDDKIRKLLDVLLTQAENNKNLVCAGRTHGQIGVPTTYGLRFAIWASEVARHIERLEQLKPRLIVGQMTGAVGTQAAFGKDGIEIQKKVMQYLEIGSVDVSNQIIQRDRHAEFVMWMANTVTTLDKIGIEIRSLQRSEIAEVEESFRKKQVGSSTMPHKRNPIKSEQICGLARIVRAMIEPELQNNTLWDERDLTNSSCERIVFPEACVLTDHIIKLAIGVIENLRFYPENIRRNLDLLRGLNMGEAVMIELAMRGVGRQEAHEIVRSSAMEAHETGKHFKDVLLANPEVANYLSEEDIINLVDPDRYIGTAVEQVEMVVAKLKR from the coding sequence ATGGCAATCCATCCTATAGAATACCGTTACGGCACAGATGAGATGAAATTCGTCTGGAGCGAGGCAAACCGCCTGGAAAAAATCATGAAAGCTGAGGCTGCTCTTGCCAGGGCTGAGGCTGATATCGGACTTATTCCTAAGGAAGCTGCAGATATAATAGAAAGCAGCATTGGTTCAGTAGAACTTGAAAGGGTAAAAGAGATCGAGGACGAGATCCACCACGATATGATGGCTGTTGTACTTGCTATCTCTGAAAAGTGTCAGGAAAACGCTGACAAGTGGGTTCACTTCGGTGCAACCTCAAATGATATGCTTGACACTGCTACAGGTCTTCAGTTAAAGGAAGCAGTGGCTATTCTGGATGACAAGATCCGCAAGCTTCTGGATGTACTTCTTACCCAGGCAGAGAACAATAAGAACCTCGTATGCGCCGGAAGGACACATGGTCAGATCGGTGTTCCAACCACATACGGACTTAGATTTGCAATATGGGCATCCGAGGTTGCAAGACATATCGAGCGTCTGGAACAGCTCAAACCACGTCTTATCGTAGGTCAGATGACAGGTGCTGTAGGCACCCAGGCTGCATTCGGTAAGGACGGAATTGAGATACAGAAAAAAGTCATGCAGTATCTTGAGATCGGCTCAGTTGATGTTTCAAACCAGATCATCCAGAGAGACCGCCACGCAGAATTTGTAATGTGGATGGCAAACACTGTCACTACTCTTGATAAAATAGGTATTGAGATCCGCTCTCTCCAGAGAAGTGAGATCGCAGAGGTTGAAGAGAGCTTCAGGAAAAAGCAGGTTGGCTCATCAACAATGCCACACAAGCGCAATCCTATCAAGTCCGAGCAGATATGCGGTCTTGCAAGGATCGTGCGTGCAATGATCGAGCCGGAACTCCAGAACAACACACTCTGGGACGAAAGGGACCTTACAAACTCCTCATGTGAAAGAATCGTATTCCCTGAAGCATGTGTATTGACAGATCACATCATAAAACTCGCAATAGGTGTTATCGAGAACCTTAGATTCTACCCGGAGAACATCCGCCGCAATCTTGACCTTCTCAGAGGTCTCAACATGGGAGAAGCAGTAATGATCGAACTTGCAATGCGCGGTGTCGGTCGTCAGGAAGCCCACGAGATTGTACGTTCCAGTGCAATGGAAGCCCACGAGACCGGAAAACACTTTAAGGACGTACTTCTGGCAAATCCTGAAGTTGCAAATTACCTGAGTGAAGAAGACATCATCAACCTTGTAGACCCTGACAGATACATTGGTACCGCAGTGGAACAGGTTGAAATGGTAGTCGCAAAACTGAAGAGATAA
- a CDS encoding PEF-CTERM sorting domain-containing protein: protein MMLLFLIGLFSPLENSYPGLEAEDNSTDNLTNMSQPADQSPLMSTPDSVVSDEEGWWKHDGHSTVTGGNVSVSGTGDESSGNGGNEENNDEEEGSGEIPEFPNIVLPLVAVTGIAMFFNRK from the coding sequence ATGATGCTGCTTTTTTTGATCGGCCTGTTTTCTCCACTGGAGAATAGTTACCCCGGACTGGAAGCTGAAGATAATTCCACAGATAACCTCACAAACATGAGCCAGCCTGCTGATCAAAGTCCGCTGATGTCCACTCCTGATAGTGTTGTTAGTGATGAAGAAGGATGGTGGAAACATGACGGACACAGTACTGTAACTGGTGGCAATGTATCAGTGTCAGGTACCGGTGATGAATCCTCAGGAAATGGCGGCAATGAAGAGAACAATGATGAAGAAGAAGGTTCCGGGGAAATCCCTGAATTTCCAAATATTGTGCTCCCATTAGTTGCTGTAACAGGAATTGCTATGTTCTTCAACAGGAAGTAA
- the thrC gene encoding threonine synthase, with product MKLYSTNLNAPEVSFQEALITGLAPDRGLYMPHSLPTFSKEEIDSFKDAPYPEIAYKVLSKVLEGEVDDESLKALIYDAYNYDVPLEPVDEQTYIMRLDRGPTASFKDFAARMMARLMQYYLSKENRSLTILTATSGDTGSAVADAFYGLDNIKVIVLFPTDEVSDRQRKQMTTLGKNITAISIDGKFDDCQAMVKQAFADEDLKHLNLSSANSINIGRLVPQSIYYIYAYAKLRDYPEEIIYSIPSGNFGNMMGCVLARTMGVPIKKIITSVNENDEVPTFLTTGKYHKIVPSKNCLSNAMNVGHPSNLARLIAVYGGVMDEQGNISKEPDMDKLRNDIYSSSVTDDETKATIKEIFEKYDILIEPHGAVGIKGLLDFRSQSGDTTLAVTLETADPAKFPEHVKEQTGVEPELPKSLKKVESKDEFMDYLGTEYPAFKKYLQEKLE from the coding sequence ATGAAACTCTACAGCACAAATCTTAACGCACCGGAAGTAAGCTTTCAGGAAGCTCTCATAACCGGACTTGCACCGGACCGCGGGCTTTACATGCCACATAGCCTTCCTACATTCTCAAAGGAAGAGATTGATTCCTTCAAGGACGCCCCGTATCCTGAGATAGCTTACAAGGTACTGAGCAAAGTACTCGAAGGCGAGGTTGACGATGAGTCACTCAAAGCTCTCATCTATGACGCTTACAATTACGATGTCCCGCTAGAGCCTGTTGACGAGCAGACCTATATCATGAGACTTGACAGGGGACCAACTGCATCCTTCAAGGACTTCGCAGCCCGTATGATGGCAAGGCTCATGCAGTATTATCTCAGCAAAGAGAACAGAAGCCTGACAATCCTCACTGCAACATCAGGTGACACCGGCAGCGCTGTCGCTGACGCATTCTACGGTCTTGACAACATCAAGGTTATCGTACTTTTCCCAACAGACGAGGTATCTGACCGCCAGCGTAAACAGATGACAACACTTGGCAAGAACATCACCGCAATTTCAATTGATGGTAAGTTCGATGACTGTCAGGCAATGGTAAAACAGGCTTTTGCAGACGAGGATCTCAAACACCTGAACCTCTCATCAGCAAACTCCATTAACATCGGTCGTCTTGTTCCTCAGTCTATCTACTACATTTACGCTTACGCAAAACTCAGGGACTATCCGGAGGAAATAATCTACTCCATCCCATCCGGTAACTTCGGTAACATGATGGGCTGTGTCCTGGCAAGGACCATGGGAGTTCCTATCAAAAAGATAATCACCTCAGTGAATGAGAACGATGAGGTTCCGACTTTCCTGACTACAGGCAAGTACCACAAGATCGTACCTTCAAAGAACTGTCTTTCCAATGCAATGAACGTTGGTCATCCAAGCAACCTTGCAAGACTCATCGCTGTTTACGGCGGTGTAATGGATGAACAGGGTAACATCAGCAAAGAGCCAGACATGGATAAGCTCAGAAACGATATCTATTCCAGCTCTGTAACCGATGATGAAACAAAGGCAACCATCAAGGAGATTTTCGAGAAGTATGACATTCTTATCGAGCCACATGGCGCAGTAGGAATAAAAGGACTTCTTGACTTCAGGTCACAGTCAGGTGACACCACACTTGCAGTAACCCTTGAAACAGCAGATCCTGCAAAGTTCCCTGAACACGTCAAAGAGCAGACTGGTGTTGAACCAGAACTCCCGAAGAGCCTGAAAAAGGTAGAATCAAAGGATGAGTTCATGGATTATCTTGGAACAGAGTATCCAGCTTTTAAGAAATATCTTCAGGAAAAGCTTGAATAA
- a CDS encoding phosphate-starvation-inducible PsiE family protein, which translates to MLIKYINRFQTLIIKTIMVMMVIVILSSMLEIIWIVFTDFLTPPYLLIGVDQILDIFALFFLIIIGIELLETVKMIIIESSMNVDVIILVGITAVVRKILIVDLKNTDPLFLVGMGILIIALAGTYYLVVNSKKDFKCQLDMDDEH; encoded by the coding sequence TTGCTCATCAAATACATAAATAGATTCCAGACATTAATAATAAAAACAATAATGGTCATGATGGTTATTGTCATCCTGAGTTCCATGCTGGAAATTATCTGGATAGTCTTTACTGACTTTTTAACCCCGCCTTATCTATTGATAGGTGTGGACCAGATCCTGGATATATTTGCTCTTTTTTTCCTGATTATCATAGGAATAGAGTTGCTTGAAACGGTAAAGATGATCATCATTGAATCATCTATGAATGTTGATGTCATAATCCTGGTAGGTATCACTGCGGTGGTCAGGAAAATATTGATAGTCGATCTGAAAAACACTGATCCTTTATTTTTAGTAGGAATGGGAATTCTCATAATTGCCCTGGCAGGAACCTATTATCTTGTTGTGAATTCTAAAAAGGATTTCAAATGCCAGCTTGATATGGATGATGAGCATTAA
- a CDS encoding DUF2769 domain-containing protein, which yields MTDNNSCVSEKRGKYFGICTSYHHSKGCNCPKCPSYPEKGKFMFCSKGAYPGAEKKGCLCEECIIHSKFGLEGEYFCSE from the coding sequence TTGACAGATAATAATTCATGTGTTTCTGAAAAGCGTGGCAAGTATTTCGGGATATGCACTTCCTATCACCATTCAAAAGGCTGTAATTGCCCGAAATGTCCTTCTTATCCTGAAAAAGGGAAGTTCATGTTCTGCTCCAAAGGTGCATATCCGGGAGCAGAAAAGAAAGGATGTCTGTGTGAGGAGTGCATAATTCATAGTAAATTTGGTCTTGAAGGTGAGTATTTTTGTTCGGAGTAA
- a CDS encoding P-II family nitrogen regulator: MKSVKAVIRPEKLEDVKAALEAKGYFAMTVREVKGRGAQKGICLQYRGKQIKVDMIPKTEIEMVVGDEDVRPIIEILRESARTGKFGDGKIFVYPVEIVAAIRNDDEIIS; the protein is encoded by the coding sequence ATGAAGTCAGTAAAAGCAGTAATTCGTCCAGAGAAGCTGGAGGATGTAAAAGCAGCACTGGAAGCAAAAGGTTATTTCGCTATGACAGTAAGAGAAGTCAAAGGTCGTGGCGCACAGAAAGGAATCTGTCTCCAGTACAGGGGTAAGCAGATCAAGGTGGACATGATCCCAAAGACTGAGATTGAAATGGTTGTTGGCGACGAAGATGTCAGACCAATTATCGAGATATTAAGAGAGAGTGCCAGAACCGGCAAGTTCGGAGACGGTAAGATCTTTGTCTATCCTGTTGAGATCGTGGCTGCCATCAGGAACGATGATGAGATAATATCCTGA
- a CDS encoding DMT family transporter, protein MFSLIISVCGILLVVLPGNNISGNSLLFTGIVLGILSGLSYSGTIMTVSYLKDEYSGLTQLFWSTLISLLILLPFASKVPVDILVPNLPVLFLFGLITTAFASVLYLNSAAKIRAQTVSVLALLEPVSGIIFGFVFLHEPVFMNTIQGCFFILLGATILVLEPGKFNLQGKTYGKVSVLGRIFPAFSNLAASSLLRKW, encoded by the coding sequence ATGTTCTCACTAATTATCTCTGTATGTGGAATACTTCTTGTAGTTCTCCCGGGAAACAACATTTCCGGGAATTCACTGCTTTTTACAGGAATAGTGCTGGGTATACTTTCCGGTCTATCTTATAGCGGAACTATAATGACAGTAAGTTACCTGAAGGATGAATACTCCGGTCTTACACAGCTTTTCTGGTCAACTCTGATAAGTCTGCTGATCCTTTTGCCGTTTGCAAGCAAAGTACCAGTTGATATACTGGTACCTAACCTGCCTGTACTGTTCCTTTTTGGCCTTATCACAACAGCATTTGCTTCAGTTCTCTATCTGAACAGCGCAGCAAAGATCAGGGCACAGACTGTAAGTGTGCTTGCATTACTTGAACCAGTAAGCGGCATTATCTTTGGGTTCGTATTTCTGCATGAGCCAGTATTCATGAATACGATACAGGGGTGTTTCTTCATACTACTTGGTGCAACGATACTCGTACTGGAACCCGGGAAGTTTAACCTGCAAGGAAAAACGTATGGAAAAGTATCAGTCCTTGGAAGGATTTTCCCTGCTTTTAGCAATTTAGCAGCATCTTCACTTTTAAGAAAATGGTAA
- a CDS encoding methyl-accepting chemotaxis protein, whose product MRYQDIPIGKKLIVFTLIATILPVLLVGSYAYGQAKTSIADETQVNLEEQVQIEKNYVESTLSFAQNKVNSDLDVARTFFYSKGEPSIINGEMVLDDNYVVNNNFEIVDDIKNMVGGTATVFQVQNGQAVRISTNVINDDGSRAVGTTVSQPVYDAVVTNGKTFYGRAWVVNAWYLTAYEPIRDNSGKTIGILYVGVLEDPFLEQMKEQMSDITVGKTGYIYIMDTEGNLIMHPENEGESLYQYDFAKEMIKNQEGYINYQWNGREKVMAYTYYEPRGWIIASGSYLDEFTEGTIAIRNTMLAAILILVIAGSLAAWKFSRSITEPLDKMMEAADRIAEGDLTVNMESNSTDEIGRLSAAIDRMAGGLKDLVQEIDLSVNKVTDNSNNMLSSSVEMESVANQISRTISEIATGAQSQSMKTDETSHAMTDMTYNVQEIASNAQVAAETATSASELIQELGKRSEELLEQMNNIQSSAGDSANAIRELDVKSRKIGEIVELITNIADQTNLLALNAAIEAARAGEHGRGFAVVADEVRKLAENSGHAAQQISELIREIQKGTEEAVVSVEKGTDTIANGAESLHDTVEAVKLIVESSAKIAGMAQNIAASAEEQSASIEEVTASIEDISSISEASAAGTQEVSAAVQEQTASMTEFTDAARELTELSEALRTKLERFRFKNDFEGME is encoded by the coding sequence ATGAGATATCAGGACATTCCAATTGGAAAGAAATTAATAGTATTTACACTGATAGCCACAATTTTACCGGTGCTGCTTGTTGGCAGTTATGCATACGGACAGGCCAAAACAAGTATTGCCGACGAAACACAGGTAAACCTTGAAGAGCAGGTACAGATCGAAAAGAACTATGTTGAATCCACCCTGTCCTTCGCACAGAACAAGGTCAACAGTGATCTTGATGTTGCCAGGACATTCTTTTACTCTAAAGGGGAGCCTTCCATCATAAATGGAGAAATGGTCCTTGATGACAATTATGTGGTTAACAACAATTTTGAGATCGTGGATGATATCAAAAATATGGTTGGTGGCACAGCGACCGTTTTTCAGGTACAGAACGGACAGGCTGTGAGAATATCAACAAACGTGATAAATGACGATGGAAGCAGAGCAGTTGGAACCACAGTATCCCAGCCGGTCTATGATGCTGTTGTAACTAATGGTAAAACATTCTACGGCAGAGCATGGGTCGTTAATGCATGGTATCTGACAGCTTATGAACCCATCAGGGACAACTCGGGAAAGACAATAGGAATTCTCTATGTAGGCGTGCTTGAAGACCCGTTCCTTGAGCAGATGAAAGAACAGATGAGCGACATCACTGTTGGAAAAACAGGTTACATCTACATAATGGATACAGAAGGAAACCTGATAATGCATCCTGAGAACGAGGGTGAAAGCCTCTATCAGTATGATTTTGCAAAAGAAATGATCAAAAACCAGGAGGGGTACATCAACTATCAGTGGAACGGACGCGAGAAAGTCATGGCTTATACATACTACGAACCACGGGGATGGATAATCGCTTCCGGCAGTTACCTTGACGAATTCACAGAGGGAACAATAGCCATAAGGAACACAATGCTTGCAGCCATTCTCATACTTGTGATCGCAGGTTCACTGGCAGCATGGAAATTCTCAAGGTCGATAACCGAACCGCTGGATAAAATGATGGAAGCAGCAGATCGTATTGCAGAAGGCGACCTGACAGTGAACATGGAAAGCAACTCTACAGATGAGATAGGACGACTGTCAGCGGCTATCGACCGTATGGCAGGAGGATTGAAAGACCTGGTGCAGGAAATAGACCTGAGTGTTAACAAGGTCACAGATAACTCGAACAATATGCTCAGCTCTTCCGTGGAGATGGAATCTGTTGCCAACCAGATATCTCGCACAATATCTGAGATCGCTACCGGAGCACAGAGCCAGTCTATGAAGACAGATGAAACGTCCCATGCTATGACTGACATGACATACAACGTCCAGGAGATAGCATCCAATGCACAGGTGGCAGCAGAAACAGCGACCTCTGCCAGTGAACTTATACAGGAACTTGGAAAGAGATCAGAAGAGCTGCTTGAGCAGATGAACAATATCCAGAGTTCTGCCGGAGATTCTGCAAATGCTATCCGTGAGCTGGATGTTAAGTCGAGAAAGATAGGCGAAATTGTTGAGCTTATCACAAATATTGCAGACCAGACAAATCTCCTTGCACTTAACGCAGCTATTGAGGCCGCAAGGGCAGGAGAACATGGAAGAGGATTTGCCGTTGTGGCGGATGAGGTACGCAAACTCGCTGAAAACTCAGGACACGCCGCGCAGCAGATATCAGAACTTATCCGGGAGATACAGAAGGGAACTGAAGAAGCTGTGGTTTCAGTCGAGAAAGGTACTGACACTATTGCCAATGGTGCAGAATCACTTCATGACACAGTCGAGGCTGTCAAACTTATAGTTGAGAGCAGCGCAAAGATAGCAGGAATGGCGCAGAACATTGCGGCTTCCGCCGAGGAGCAATCCGCATCCATCGAGGAAGTTACTGCATCAATTGAGGACATTTCCAGCATATCTGAAGCATCCGCTGCGGGAACACAGGAAGTCTCAGCAGCAGTGCAGGAGCAGACCGCATCCATGACAGAGTTCACTGACGCGGCTAGAGAGCTTACTGAACTTTCAGAGGCTCTGAGAACGAAACTGGAAAGATTCAGGTTCAAAAATGATTTTGAAGGGATGGAATGA
- a CDS encoding CDGSH iron-sulfur domain-containing protein, with product MTSKEAIVEISKDGPYIVKNMSSLVNSKGEQLKVQPVMALCRCGGSGNKPFCDGSHIKTGFKDDKN from the coding sequence ATGACTTCAAAAGAAGCTATTGTAGAAATCAGTAAAGACGGTCCTTATATTGTAAAGAACATGTCCTCTCTTGTAAATTCCAAAGGTGAACAACTTAAAGTTCAGCCGGTAATGGCACTTTGCAGGTGCGGGGGATCAGGAAACAAACCTTTCTGTGACGGCTCACACATTAAAACAGGCTTTAAGGATGATAAGAACTGA
- a CDS encoding PHP domain-containing protein, with amino-acid sequence MIANLADLHTHTCYSDGDLDPAELVRLAKNKGLKILSITDHDTVDGLCEARWECEKQNITLIPGIELTTDTEYSGIEVHILGYNFDQDDYGLLRMTDHAKQNAKEYCRKVCSALEAYDMEIDYSALDNAKGIITKHDIALSVLNKGMSNYDFHNMWLSENTPLEISIEKFPAKKAIKAIHGAGGKAVCAHLLRTLEQSNSLPLLPYMSESLIRCGLDGFEVFYANSSRDQVLTMYKLCASQGLIMTGGSDFHGTDRTGRCQLGEYNSYKAELFNDISGILCTGHEGHYTEKAIA; translated from the coding sequence ATTATAGCTAATTTAGCAGACCTGCATACCCATACATGTTATTCTGACGGAGACCTTGATCCGGCTGAACTGGTAAGACTTGCAAAGAACAAAGGGTTAAAGATCCTGAGTATTACCGACCATGACACAGTGGACGGACTGTGTGAAGCCAGATGGGAATGCGAAAAACAGAACATTACCCTGATCCCGGGAATCGAACTTACAACCGATACCGAATATTCAGGTATTGAAGTACATATACTCGGATATAATTTCGATCAGGATGACTACGGCCTTCTCCGAATGACCGACCACGCAAAGCAGAATGCAAAGGAATATTGCAGAAAAGTCTGCTCCGCACTTGAAGCGTATGATATGGAGATAGACTACTCAGCCCTGGACAATGCAAAGGGAATTATCACAAAACATGACATCGCCCTGTCAGTGCTGAATAAAGGGATGAGCAATTATGATTTCCACAATATGTGGTTGTCAGAGAACACACCTCTTGAGATCTCAATTGAAAAATTTCCCGCTAAAAAGGCTATTAAAGCGATTCATGGAGCAGGCGGTAAAGCTGTATGTGCTCACCTGCTAAGAACACTGGAACAAAGCAACAGCCTGCCATTGCTCCCATATATGTCCGAGTCGCTCATAAGATGCGGACTGGATGGCTTTGAAGTATTCTATGCGAACAGCAGCCGAGACCAGGTCCTGACAATGTACAAATTGTGCGCCTCACAGGGACTTATCATGACTGGCGGGTCAGATTTCCACGGAACTGACAGAACCGGGCGCTGTCAGCTAGGCGAGTACAACAGTTATAAGGCAGAATTATTCAATGATATTTCAGGTATCCTTTGCACTGGCCACGAGGGTCATTATACGGAAAAAGCCATTGCATGA
- a CDS encoding ammonium transporter codes for MAIDTGDTAFIIICTAMVMLMTPGVGLFYGGMVRSKNIISMIAMSFISFAVVSIQWVTVGYTLSFGSDISGFIGGLDYLCLKGVGLDGDGIPDMLFMVFQLVFAGVTLAILTSGVAERVKLSSFMVLGVLWTTIVYDPLAHWAWGGGWAGELGALDFAGGTVVHISSGFGALALALVIGNRVGFGKYSMEAENITTTLLGGAMLWFGWFAFNAGSALAADGIAVNALVVTNVSAAAGAITWMLASWIKGKPSSLSLISGAVAGLVAITPASGFVGPMAAIVIGGFAGLLCYGALLFRVRKGLDESLDAWAVHGMGGFWGAIATGIFASAAVGGVDGLIYGNTHQFLVQLFDASVAMIYAFVMTYILAIIIDKTMGLRVSEEEEYVGLDISQHGESTTA; via the coding sequence GTGGCAATCGATACAGGAGATACTGCCTTTATAATCATCTGTACCGCCATGGTAATGCTGATGACCCCGGGTGTTGGGCTCTTTTACGGCGGAATGGTACGTAGTAAAAACATAATTTCCATGATAGCAATGTCTTTCATTTCATTTGCTGTCGTCAGTATCCAGTGGGTAACAGTAGGATACACACTTTCCTTCGGATCTGATATTTCAGGATTCATCGGAGGACTTGACTACCTCTGCCTTAAAGGTGTAGGTCTTGACGGTGACGGCATCCCTGACATGTTGTTCATGGTATTCCAGCTCGTTTTCGCAGGTGTTACACTGGCAATTCTTACATCCGGTGTGGCAGAACGTGTAAAATTAAGTTCATTTATGGTACTCGGTGTACTCTGGACAACTATCGTTTACGATCCGCTTGCCCACTGGGCATGGGGGGGCGGCTGGGCAGGAGAGCTTGGTGCTCTTGACTTTGCCGGTGGTACAGTTGTTCACATCAGTTCAGGATTCGGTGCACTCGCACTTGCACTTGTGATCGGCAACCGTGTAGGTTTTGGAAAATACAGCATGGAAGCGGAGAATATCACAACAACCCTCCTTGGCGGAGCAATGCTCTGGTTCGGCTGGTTCGCATTCAACGCAGGAAGCGCACTTGCAGCAGATGGAATTGCGGTCAATGCACTTGTAGTTACAAATGTATCCGCAGCAGCAGGAGCTATCACCTGGATGCTCGCTTCATGGATAAAGGGTAAGCCAAGTTCACTGAGTCTTATCAGTGGAGCTGTTGCAGGTCTTGTAGCCATCACACCAGCATCCGGTTTCGTTGGTCCAATGGCTGCTATTGTTATCGGTGGTTTTGCCGGACTTCTCTGTTACGGAGCACTTCTCTTCCGTGTACGCAAGGGACTTGACGAGAGTCTTGACGCCTGGGCAGTACACGGCATGGGAGGATTCTGGGGCGCAATCGCAACCGGAATATTTGCAAGCGCAGCAGTTGGCGGAGTTGACGGACTTATCTACGGAAACACACACCAGTTCCTTGTACAGCTCTTTGACGCATCAGTAGCAATGATATATGCATTCGTTATGACCTATATACTTGCCATAATAATAGACAAGACAATGGGACTGCGTGTAAGCGAAGAAGAAGAATATGTTGGACTTGATATATCCCAGCATGGAGAATCTACAACAGCCTGA